In Streptomyces sp. Li-HN-5-11, the sequence CTCGTACCGGCGGAAGGTTGCCGCAAACCAGGACTCTCAGGAGATTCCCAGACTCTCCACACTCAGGTCTTACGCAGCCGGGGCCCGGGTTTCTCAGCCGAACTGCACCGACCGCTTCGCCATCCCCATCCAGAAGCCGTCGATCACGGACTTCTGCGCATCCAGCTCGCCGCCGGCCTCCGCCGCGCCCATGGTCACGAACAGCGGGGCGAAGTGCTCGGTGCGCGGGTGGGCGTAGCGGCCGGCGGGGGCCTTGTCGAGGAAGTTCAGCAGCGCGTCCCAGTCGCGGGCCTCCAGGGCGCGCCGGCCCCAGTCGTCGAACTCCGACGACCAGCTCGGAATGCCACTTCCCACGTGGCGCAGCGCGGCCAGGTTGTGGGTGAAGAAGCCGGAGCCGACGATCAGGACGCCCTCGTCGCGCAGCGGCGCCAGCCTGCGGCCGATCTCCATCAGCCGGACCGGATCGAGCGTCGGCATGGAGATCTGCAGGACGGGGATGTCGGCCTTGGGGAACATCTCGACGAGCGGCACGTAGGCGCCGTGGTCGAGGCCGCGGTCCGGGATGTCCTGCACGGGCATGCCGGGAGCGCGCAGCAGCTTCCGTACGCTCTCGGCCAGTTCGGGCGCACCGGGGGCGGCGTACGTCACCTGGTAGTAGTGCTCGGGGAAGCCCCAGAAGTCGTAGACCAGGGGGACCGTCTCCACGGCGCCGAGGGCGAGCGGGGCCTCCTCCCAGTGGGCGGAGACCATGAGGATCGCCTTGGGCCGGGGCAGAGCGGCGGACCAGGCGGCGAGCTCGCCGGGCCAGACGGGGTCGTCCGCGAGCGGCGGCGCGCCGTGGCTGAGGTAGAGGGCGGGCATGCGCTCCTGAGTGATGGCGGACACGGCGGACGACTCCCTGCGACTGGTGCTGCTGGTGTGGCGGTACTGAGATGCGGTTGCGCGG encodes:
- a CDS encoding class III extradiol ring-cleavage dioxygenase, with product MSAITQERMPALYLSHGAPPLADDPVWPGELAAWSAALPRPKAILMVSAHWEEAPLALGAVETVPLVYDFWGFPEHYYQVTYAAPGAPELAESVRKLLRAPGMPVQDIPDRGLDHGAYVPLVEMFPKADIPVLQISMPTLDPVRLMEIGRRLAPLRDEGVLIVGSGFFTHNLAALRHVGSGIPSWSSEFDDWGRRALEARDWDALLNFLDKAPAGRYAHPRTEHFAPLFVTMGAAEAGGELDAQKSVIDGFWMGMAKRSVQFG